A single window of Sporosarcina sp. FSL W7-1349 DNA harbors:
- a CDS encoding hydroxymethylglutaryl-CoA lyase: MSSLKLPPSVTICEVAPRDGFQAEHNWIPTEEKIRIVRALANTGVRSMEITSFVHPKAIPQLKDAEEVVRGTEDLTNLKFRALVPNVRGAERAITAGIKKLKLMLSATDSHSLSNANSLVEDAQNGFAPIIDLAEKHSVKVGGSISVAFGCPYEGTVPLERIITIVDRYKNMGIEEISLADTTGMANPKQVYDFLGVLQNDYPGIEFSMHLHNTRGMALANAFAALQQGVTLFDSSIAGLGGCPYAPGASGNIATEDLVHAFEEMGINTGMDIDRLIKTANDVKEYLGHDGGSYMLQAGPCSALSPKVAAQEKLES; the protein is encoded by the coding sequence ATGAGTTCATTAAAATTGCCGCCCAGCGTCACTATTTGTGAAGTGGCACCACGAGATGGATTTCAAGCAGAGCACAACTGGATCCCAACAGAAGAAAAAATTCGTATTGTTCGAGCATTAGCAAATACGGGTGTCCGTTCTATGGAAATTACGTCATTCGTTCATCCTAAAGCGATTCCACAATTAAAGGACGCAGAAGAAGTTGTACGGGGAACTGAAGATTTAACAAATTTGAAATTCCGGGCACTTGTTCCAAATGTTAGAGGAGCTGAGAGAGCTATTACAGCTGGCATCAAAAAATTAAAGCTCATGCTATCAGCGACGGATTCACACAGCCTCTCGAATGCAAATAGTCTAGTAGAGGATGCACAAAATGGGTTTGCTCCAATCATTGATTTGGCTGAAAAGCATAGTGTTAAGGTAGGAGGCTCCATTTCTGTAGCATTTGGCTGTCCTTATGAAGGAACGGTCCCACTCGAGCGTATTATCACAATAGTGGATCGATACAAAAACATGGGAATAGAAGAAATTTCTTTAGCAGATACGACTGGAATGGCAAATCCAAAGCAAGTATATGATTTTTTGGGAGTTCTCCAAAATGATTACCCGGGTATCGAATTTTCTATGCACTTGCATAACACGAGAGGAATGGCATTGGCAAATGCTTTTGCGGCATTGCAACAAGGCGTGACATTGTTTGATAGTTCCATTGCCGGACTGGGTGGCTGTCCATATGCGCCAGGAGCTAGCGGCAATATTGCAACAGAGGACCTCGTCCATGCTTTTGAAGAAATGGGCATAAATACAGGCATGGATATTGACCGTTTAATTAAGACAGCAAATGATGTCAAAGAATATTTGGGCCATGATGGAGGAAGCTACATGTTACAAGCGGGGCCTTGTTCTGCACTAAGTCCAAAAGTGGCGGCGCAAGAAAAACTGGAGTCATAA
- a CDS encoding FadR/GntR family transcriptional regulator, translating into MKEKMFVELQHTRVYEKIVDQIRELIENGTLKPNDRLPSERDLAQQLGCSRTSLREACRVLESEGLIVSKAGGGRFVQQVDQRFTLTYQVNPVDLLERTAVIHFLEAREALEPKIVELACDRATEEDIVKIERALLSMKEKLKYPEEKVEADSNFHLALAEATHNFVFESMMEMNMHLYRQVRKQTLKSTDRYTESLQEHKEIIDAIKAGDKKRAIQAMRIHLHHLKDSVLGLINKEE; encoded by the coding sequence TTGAAGGAGAAAATGTTTGTAGAACTGCAACATACTAGAGTCTATGAAAAAATAGTTGATCAAATTAGAGAGTTAATTGAGAATGGTACATTAAAACCAAATGATCGACTCCCAAGTGAGCGTGACTTGGCGCAACAATTAGGATGTAGCCGTACATCGTTGCGAGAAGCGTGCCGGGTCTTAGAGTCGGAAGGATTGATTGTTTCAAAGGCGGGCGGCGGTCGTTTTGTCCAGCAAGTAGATCAGCGGTTTACCCTGACATATCAAGTGAATCCAGTAGACCTATTGGAACGGACAGCTGTTATTCACTTTCTAGAAGCGCGTGAAGCTTTAGAGCCGAAAATTGTAGAGCTTGCCTGCGATAGAGCAACAGAAGAAGATATTGTGAAAATTGAAAGAGCACTCCTATCAATGAAGGAAAAGCTGAAATATCCAGAGGAGAAAGTAGAGGCGGATAGCAATTTCCATTTGGCATTGGCGGAAGCAACACATAATTTCGTTTTTGAGTCTATGATGGAGATGAACATGCACTTATACCGACAAGTTCGAAAACAGACATTGAAATCTACAGATCGATACACGGAATCATTGCAAGAACATAAAGAAATAATAGATGCGATAAAAGCAGGCGATAAAAAACGAGCCATTCAAGCAATGCGGATTCATTTGCATCATTTAAAAGATAGTGTGCTTGGCTTAATTAATAAGGAAGAATAA
- a CDS encoding shikimate kinase — protein sequence MGVGKTTIGELVAKKLYRTFIDIDKDIENEFGMSTTEIFKIHGEKVFRDRERELIQTYCEDHKLKIISIGGGAFMQPEVREACLANCTVLYLDVSWEEWKERLGILIENRPVLQNRSIDEIEQLFHERQGAYSLNNSALMVDDRSAEEVADHIVDSLKLAWDLYEPH from the coding sequence ATGGGAGTTGGAAAAACGACAATTGGAGAACTCGTTGCCAAAAAACTTTATAGAACATTCATTGATATCGACAAAGATATCGAAAACGAATTCGGCATGTCGACTACTGAAATTTTTAAAATCCATGGCGAAAAAGTTTTCCGCGATAGAGAAAGAGAATTGATCCAAACCTATTGCGAAGACCACAAACTCAAAATTATTTCCATTGGCGGTGGCGCGTTTATGCAGCCTGAAGTACGTGAAGCTTGTTTGGCCAATTGTACTGTCTTATACCTCGACGTTTCCTGGGAAGAGTGGAAAGAACGGCTTGGTATACTTATTGAAAATCGGCCAGTATTGCAAAACCGAAGTATTGACGAAATTGAACAACTCTTCCATGAGAGACAAGGAGCATATTCATTAAATAACTCCGCTTTAATGGTTGATGATCGGTCTGCTGAAGAAGTTGCCGACCATATTGTGGATTCTTTAAAGCTAGCTTGGGATCTGTATGAGCCACATTGA
- the aroD gene encoding type I 3-dehydroquinate dehydratase has translation MISGKKTPYICTPLVGKDREEIMEELEVILPKEPDVLEWRVDFYNEIDQLQSVLATAEQIASKSDLPILFTIRSEKEGGQPITLTESQKVELLIEVCKNKSVDFIDFEVANDPDHIKRVREVSKENNVKLVLSYHNFDFTPDSADILKRLFLAEFYGADVAKAAVMPKNKDDVLRLLHLTSEADRAMTIPLITMSMGGMGGLSRIMGWIYGSVLTFAVGVQSSAPGQIPIDLLKQLIINSQESLPDWV, from the coding sequence ATGATTTCAGGGAAAAAAACGCCTTATATTTGCACCCCGTTAGTCGGAAAGGACCGAGAAGAAATTATGGAAGAATTGGAGGTTATTCTACCGAAAGAGCCAGATGTGTTAGAATGGCGAGTTGATTTTTACAATGAAATTGATCAACTGCAGTCTGTTCTCGCAACTGCTGAACAAATTGCATCGAAAAGCGATTTGCCTATATTATTCACAATTCGCTCTGAAAAAGAAGGCGGTCAACCAATCACTCTAACCGAGTCCCAAAAGGTGGAGTTACTCATTGAAGTTTGTAAAAATAAGTCTGTCGACTTTATCGATTTCGAAGTAGCCAATGATCCGGATCATATTAAACGAGTCAGAGAAGTTTCCAAGGAAAATAATGTAAAACTTGTTCTTTCTTATCATAATTTCGATTTCACTCCAGATAGCGCAGACATTTTAAAACGTCTGTTTTTGGCGGAGTTTTACGGTGCCGACGTGGCAAAAGCGGCTGTTATGCCGAAAAACAAAGATGATGTCTTACGCCTGCTACACCTGACGAGCGAAGCTGACAGAGCGATGACCATCCCACTAATTACGATGTCAATGGGAGGAATGGGAGGATTAAGCCGGATTATGGGTTGGATTTATGGTTCCGTTTTAACATTTGCCGTCGGTGTCCAAAGTTCAGCTCCTGGTCAAATTCCTATCGATCTGCTCAAACAATTAATTATAAATTCCCAAGAGTCTTTGCCTGATTGGGTTTAA
- a CDS encoding CaiB/BaiF CoA transferase family protein codes for MIGKEKNFGPLTGVNVLDISTMIAAPYGATLLADMGANVTKIELPNKGDTLRTVGPWKNGESLRWPGLARNKKSITLDIRSDEGKEIFKKLIGKTDILIENFRPGTLEKWGLSYETLKKSNSQLIMVRISGYGQTGPYSSKAGFGTPGTAFSGHTYIQGYPDRPPVSPSYSLLDYITGVYTAFAAVSALYHRDTMEGDSTGQMVEMGLYESLFRMLEFLIAEYDQTGNVRERSPGLAGHSSPAGTYETKDGKFVVLVCSTDPTFERLAEAMERTDMLQDDRYSTNAARLRNDKEVQEIVIHWIKQHTFKELQEKLDSFGVPVSPILSIADIFEDPHYKARENIVEVEHPRLGSVKIPGIVPKFSETPGSIRHRAPELGEHTEEILGGQLGLSKEELASLKEKGVI; via the coding sequence ATGATAGGAAAAGAAAAGAATTTTGGTCCGCTGACAGGCGTGAATGTGTTGGATATTTCCACGATGATCGCTGCTCCCTATGGTGCCACGTTGCTGGCAGACATGGGAGCGAATGTAACAAAAATTGAGTTGCCGAATAAAGGCGATACGTTGAGGACAGTCGGTCCTTGGAAAAATGGAGAGTCCCTGAGATGGCCTGGGCTTGCACGCAACAAAAAATCGATTACGTTAGATATACGTTCTGATGAAGGAAAAGAGATTTTTAAGAAACTAATTGGGAAAACAGATATTTTAATTGAAAATTTTCGACCGGGAACACTCGAAAAATGGGGATTGAGCTACGAAACCTTGAAAAAATCCAATTCTCAGTTGATTATGGTACGTATTTCCGGCTATGGCCAAACAGGTCCATATAGTTCCAAAGCGGGTTTCGGGACACCAGGCACTGCGTTTAGCGGCCATACGTACATTCAAGGATATCCGGATCGGCCGCCCGTTAGTCCATCCTACTCGCTATTGGATTATATTACTGGTGTTTATACAGCATTTGCTGCCGTCAGTGCATTGTATCATCGGGATACAATGGAGGGCGACTCGACAGGACAGATGGTCGAAATGGGATTATATGAATCACTGTTCCGTATGTTGGAATTTTTAATAGCGGAATATGATCAAACAGGGAATGTACGAGAGCGTAGCCCCGGTTTAGCAGGTCATTCAAGTCCAGCGGGTACGTATGAAACGAAAGATGGAAAGTTTGTTGTGCTTGTCTGCAGCACAGATCCTACATTTGAAAGGCTTGCGGAAGCAATGGAACGGACTGACATGCTTCAAGACGATCGCTATTCAACGAATGCGGCTCGTTTGCGGAATGATAAAGAAGTTCAAGAAATCGTAATTCATTGGATTAAACAGCATACGTTCAAAGAACTTCAAGAGAAATTGGATTCCTTCGGAGTTCCTGTCAGTCCAATTTTAAGTATTGCGGATATTTTCGAAGATCCGCATTATAAGGCGAGAGAAAATATTGTGGAAGTAGAACATCCACGATTAGGTTCTGTAAAAATTCCTGGAATCGTTCCGAAGTTCTCCGAAACACCAGGTTCAATTCGCCACCGTGCTCCGGAATTAGGGGAGCATACAGAAGAAATTTTAGGCGGCCAATTAGGATTGTCCAAAGAAGAGTTAGCTTCGTTAAAAGAGAAGGGAGTTATTTAA